The Paenibacillus sp. FSL H7-0357 nucleotide sequence ACTGGGCATGATTGTTCATAATAGTCATGTTACCAATTCTTTTGAGGATGACGGAATTATAACTCTAGACGGCCATAACCGTCTGGATATTCTCGATAAAGTCGACAGTGGTACCGTTATCTTCACCGCACACGGCGTTTCGCCGGAGGTGCGCAAGATGGCCCGCGCCAAGGGGCTGACGACCGTAGATGCCACCTGCCCCGATGTGACCAAAACGCATGACCTCATCAAGGAGAAGGCAGAGGAAGGCTACGAGATTATTTATATTGGCAAGAAGGGCCATCCGGAGCCGGAAGGCGCTGTTGGTATTGCCCCGGAGCATGTCCACCTGATTGAGAAGGAAGAGGAGATTGCAGGGTTATCTGTGCCTTCTTCCCGTATCGTTATTACGAACCAGACCACAATGAGCCAGTGGGATATTAAAAATATCATGAAAAAGCTGCTGGAGAAGTTCCCCGGCGCTGAGGTACACAACGAGATCTGTATGGCTACCCAGGTACGGCAGGAAGCTGTAGCGGAGCAGGCTGGTCAATGTGATCTGGTCATCGTTGTTGGCGACCCTAGAAGCAATAACTCCAACCGTCTGGCACAGGTGTCAGAAGAGATCGCGGGCGTGCCTGCCCACCGTATTTCCGACGTGTCGGAACTGAATACAGAGTGGCTCAAGGGAGTATCCAAGGTAGGGGTAACGTCCGGCGCTTCGACGCCTACACCGATTACGAAGGAAGTTATCAGTTACCTGGAGCAGTATGATCCGGCGCTTCCGGAGACATGGGAAATCAAACGTACGGTGAATATGGCGAAGCTGCTGCCTCCGGTGAAGAACAAGACTGCGAGCGCTACCTAAGGTTTGTCCCGGCATTTGAACTTATAAATTTGGTGAATATGAAGCACACAGATTCCGGCAGCGGAACCTGTGTGCTCTTTGTTATTGGATAGATATCCCTTTTATTATTCCATGCTGTACCAGCTTTTTTTCCAATGTGCACCAGAGATATAGCTTCATGAATACTAATAAATGGTAACTAATGCAGCTGGAACTGTAATTGAAGGTTGACGAAAAGAACAAAATGCGGTAAAATTACTTTAGTGCTTAAAAGCGTACACGCGTCGTAGCGTGATAGTGCCGTGCGATTTATAAGGTAACATTTGCTAAATAATTGCCTAAAAGGGGAGCTATAATATGATCGTTATTACATCCAATCAAACACCGCAAGAGCAGGTAAATGATATTATTGCCGTTATCGAAAAGGAAGGGCTGCAGGTTCATCTCTCCCGGGGGGCGGATCATACGGTTATCGGCCTGATCGGTGGTGTCACACCAAAGCTTGCCGAGCATTTGCGCCAGATGAAAGGGGTGGAGAACGTAGTGAAAATCTCCAAATCCTATAAGCTGGCGAGCCGCGATT carries:
- a CDS encoding 4-hydroxy-3-methylbut-2-enyl diphosphate reductase, whose product is MEVIKISPRGYCYGVVDAMVMARQAAQNLDLPRPIYILGMIVHNSHVTNSFEDDGIITLDGHNRLDILDKVDSGTVIFTAHGVSPEVRKMARAKGLTTVDATCPDVTKTHDLIKEKAEEGYEIIYIGKKGHPEPEGAVGIAPEHVHLIEKEEEIAGLSVPSSRIVITNQTTMSQWDIKNIMKKLLEKFPGAEVHNEICMATQVRQEAVAEQAGQCDLVIVVGDPRSNNSNRLAQVSEEIAGVPAHRISDVSELNTEWLKGVSKVGVTSGASTPTPITKEVISYLEQYDPALPETWEIKRTVNMAKLLPPVKNKTASAT